A window from Streptomyces sp. NBC_00271 encodes these proteins:
- a CDS encoding ACP S-malonyltransferase: MLVLVAPGQGAQTPGFLTPWLDLPGAADRLAAWSDAIGLDLARYGTQADADEIRNTAVAQPLLVAAGLLSAAALGDVAELGPGAVAGHSVGEITAAAFAGVLDATAALKLVRTRGLAMAEAAAITETGMSALLGGDPETTVPHLEKLGLTPANVNGGGQIVAAGTLEQLAALEADKPEGVRRVVALKVAGAFHTHHMAPAVETLARAAEALSPVDPKIAYVSNKDGKAVTTGAEVVQRLVGQVANPVRWDLCMETFQELGATALIEVCPGGTLTGLAKRALPGVKTLALKTPDDLDAARELIAEHASA, encoded by the coding sequence GTGCTCGTACTCGTCGCTCCCGGCCAGGGCGCTCAGACGCCTGGCTTCCTGACCCCTTGGCTCGATCTCCCCGGTGCCGCCGACCGCCTCGCCGCGTGGTCGGACGCCATCGGGCTCGACCTTGCCCGCTACGGCACCCAGGCAGACGCGGACGAGATCCGGAACACGGCTGTCGCGCAGCCGCTCCTGGTCGCCGCCGGTCTCCTCTCCGCCGCCGCGCTCGGTGACGTCGCCGAGCTCGGCCCCGGTGCCGTCGCCGGTCACAGCGTCGGTGAGATCACCGCCGCCGCGTTCGCGGGCGTGCTCGACGCCACGGCCGCGCTGAAGCTCGTGCGCACCCGGGGTCTGGCGATGGCCGAGGCCGCCGCGATCACCGAGACCGGTATGTCGGCGCTGCTCGGCGGGGACCCCGAGACCACGGTCCCGCACCTGGAGAAGCTCGGCCTGACCCCGGCGAACGTGAACGGCGGGGGCCAGATCGTGGCCGCCGGCACGCTGGAGCAGCTGGCCGCCCTGGAGGCGGACAAGCCCGAGGGCGTCCGCCGCGTGGTGGCCCTGAAGGTCGCCGGCGCGTTCCACACGCACCACATGGCACCCGCGGTCGAGACGCTGGCACGAGCCGCCGAGGCCCTGAGCCCCGTGGACCCGAAGATCGCGTACGTCTCGAACAAGGACGGCAAGGCCGTCACGACCGGCGCCGAGGTCGTGCAGCGACTGGTCGGCCAGGTCGCGAACCCGGTTCGCTGGGACCTGTGCATGGAGACCTTCCAGGAGCTCGGCGCGACCGCGCTGATCGAGGTCTGCCCGGGCGGCACCCTCACCGGACTCGCCAAGCGCGCGCTGCCGGGTGTGAAGACCCTGGCGCTGAAGACCCCCGACGACCTCGACGCGGCTCGCGAGCTCATCGCCGAGCACGCCTCCGCCTAA